The proteins below are encoded in one region of Candidatus Methanoperedens sp.:
- a CDS encoding glycosyltransferase family 4 protein codes for MKILHIGDVAGIPLILAKAQRKLGYKSDVLSYQRHPFDYGVDYCFPLNSGFPINHIEKMIIFSKFLSKYDVYHFHGGTLLPKGIDSVLWKYLKKKLVIHHHGSDIRYTGEKLIYSKFADKIFVSTPDLLEWSPCAIWIPNPISLDSFHYVGVENKVKSENINIVHAPSNRAKKGTEYILKAINKLKNEGYKINLILVENMPHNKAIEYYKKADIVIDQLLIGWYGLFAVECMALGKPVCVYIRDDLESYMPFNPIINTSSTNIAENLRILIEDGRLRKEVGDKGRKYVEEMHDAKEVAKEVIRFYNVDEITSGLHSPK; via the coding sequence ATGAAAATATTACACATCGGTGACGTTGCAGGTATCCCACTAATATTAGCTAAAGCACAAAGAAAATTAGGTTATAAAAGTGATGTACTGTCATATCAGAGGCATCCTTTTGATTATGGAGTTGATTATTGTTTTCCATTAAATTCAGGATTTCCTATAAATCATATAGAAAAGATGATAATATTTTCAAAATTCTTAAGTAAATATGATGTATATCATTTCCATGGGGGAACATTATTACCAAAAGGGATTGATTCAGTATTATGGAAATATCTAAAAAAAAAATTGGTTATTCACCACCACGGTTCTGATATCAGATACACTGGTGAAAAATTAATTTATTCAAAATTTGCAGATAAAATTTTTGTTTCTACGCCCGATCTTTTGGAGTGGTCTCCATGTGCTATATGGATACCAAACCCTATTTCTCTTGATAGTTTTCATTATGTGGGAGTCGAAAATAAAGTCAAATCAGAAAATATTAATATCGTCCATGCACCAAGTAATAGAGCAAAAAAAGGTACCGAATATATACTAAAAGCCATTAACAAACTGAAAAATGAAGGCTATAAAATTAATCTAATTTTAGTAGAAAACATGCCACATAATAAAGCGATTGAATACTATAAAAAGGCAGATATTGTAATAGATCAATTACTAATTGGTTGGTATGGTTTGTTTGCTGTTGAGTGCATGGCACTGGGAAAGCCGGTATGCGTATATATTCGCGATGATTTGGAATCATATATGCCCTTTAACCCGATAATCAATACCTCATCAACAAATATTGCTGAAAATCTTAGAATATTGATAGAAGATGGAAGGTTAAGAAAAGAAGTGGGAGATAAAGGTAGAAAATACGTTGAAGAGATGCATGATGCAAAAGAGGTAGCAAAGGAAGTAATCCGTTTTTATAATGTGGATGAGATAACAAGTGGATTACACTCCCCAAAGTAG
- a CDS encoding methyltransferase domain-containing protein, whose translation MTKNGDLLKSNYWDKRYSSGGGSGEGSIGEYRDFKWEVITQYVPKIDNVLDIGCGDLSFWEGRDCEHYTGVDISPNIIEKNRKNKPHWNFMISNSEKKLNLKSDLGICNDVLFHIMDDAIFEKILNNLCEYSKKYIFIFTWNKNPFVKFQYRLNLLSSLRFDLFLRNLLLDNTSDGKYQKYRDLSNYYRIFKEAGFDLVNIHPAPIKPYIGAMYVFRKKNDKIN comes from the coding sequence ATGACAAAAAATGGAGATTTGCTAAAATCAAACTATTGGGATAAAAGATATTCAAGTGGTGGTGGGAGTGGAGAAGGTTCGATTGGAGAATATAGAGATTTTAAATGGGAAGTCATAACTCAATATGTACCTAAAATCGACAATGTTTTAGATATTGGATGTGGTGATTTAAGTTTCTGGGAAGGACGAGATTGTGAACATTATACTGGAGTTGATATTTCTCCCAACATTATTGAAAAAAATAGAAAAAATAAGCCGCATTGGAATTTTATGATTAGTAATTCAGAAAAAAAGTTAAATTTAAAATCTGATCTTGGTATCTGTAATGATGTGCTTTTTCATATTATGGATGATGCTATATTTGAAAAAATCCTCAATAACTTATGTGAATATTCCAAAAAATATATATTTATATTTACATGGAATAAAAATCCATTTGTTAAGTTCCAATATAGATTAAATCTTTTAAGTTCATTAAGGTTTGATTTATTTCTGAGAAATCTGTTGTTAGATAATACCTCAGATGGGAAGTACCAAAAATATAGGGATTTAAGTAATTATTATAGAATTTTTAAAGAAGCTGGTTTTGATTTAGTCAACATTCATCCTGCGCCTATTAAACCGTATATTGGGGCAATGTATGTTTTTAGGAAAAAGAATGACAAAATTAATTAA
- a CDS encoding DUF354 domain-containing protein — protein sequence MRILIDIGHPAHVHFFKNTIWALEKHGHEVMVTARDKDVAIDLLKAYNIPHIVLTTMGRGKIGLMKEWLIRDYKLLILAKEFKPDILTGILNPCAAHVSKLLGKKAIIFNDTEHATFAEAITYPFTDVIITPSCFKKSLGKKQVRYNGYHELAYLHPDYFKPDPAVLDELGLSKEDIFIILRFVTWGASHDVGQHGIQNKIRLVKELEKYGRVYITSEGRLDNELENYKIKVPPEKIHDLLYYATLYMGEGATMATESAILGTPAIYVSSLAGTMGNFIELEQKYGLMFNYNDSDIAIKKAVELIQKPEIKREWNEKRETLLKDKINVTGFMVRFLEDFPMSLEKIKDEILG from the coding sequence TTGAGAATACTAATAGATATCGGGCATCCGGCACATGTTCATTTTTTCAAGAACACTATCTGGGCTCTCGAAAAGCATGGGCATGAGGTAATGGTCACAGCACGGGATAAGGATGTAGCTATTGACTTGCTTAAAGCATATAATATTCCACATATAGTTCTGACCACTATGGGGAGGGGAAAGATTGGACTAATGAAGGAATGGCTAATTCGAGATTATAAACTACTAATTCTTGCAAAAGAATTTAAACCAGATATCTTAACAGGAATACTTAATCCATGCGCAGCCCATGTTTCCAAATTGCTCGGCAAAAAAGCGATTATCTTTAATGACACGGAGCATGCAACTTTCGCCGAGGCGATCACATATCCGTTTACAGATGTCATCATTACACCATCCTGTTTCAAAAAGAGCCTGGGTAAAAAACAAGTTCGATACAATGGCTATCATGAACTCGCTTATTTGCACCCGGATTATTTTAAACCAGACCCTGCTGTTCTTGATGAGCTTGGACTGAGCAAAGAGGATATATTTATCATTTTGCGATTTGTTACCTGGGGCGCGAGCCATGACGTCGGGCAGCATGGCATACAAAATAAAATAAGATTGGTTAAGGAACTGGAGAAATATGGTCGAGTGTATATCACCTCTGAGGGGCGGCTGGATAATGAGTTAGAAAATTATAAGATTAAAGTTCCTCCTGAGAAAATACATGATTTATTGTATTATGCCACTTTGTATATGGGAGAGGGGGCAACGATGGCTACTGAAAGTGCAATATTGGGCACTCCTGCAATTTATGTTTCATCTCTTGCAGGGACAATGGGTAATTTCATCGAACTTGAACAAAAATATGGGCTAATGTTTAATTATAATGATTCCGATATAGCAATAAAAAAGGCGGTCGAACTTATACAGAAGCCAGAGATAAAAAGGGAATGGAACGAGAAACGAGAGACGTTATTAAAAGACAAAATAAATGTGACTGGATTTATGGTTCGGTTTTTAGAAGATTTTCCCATGAGTCTTGAAAAAATAAAAGATGAGATATTAGGTTAG
- a CDS encoding nucleotidyltransferase domain-containing protein, giving the protein MRQFNNELLDEIKKRIIEKVHPEKIILFGSHVWGKPEESSDIDLFVILPHSDQPSYRRARVIYEVLQGIKYPIDIIVQTHDEVEKNKLVRTSLVNNILSKGKVLYG; this is encoded by the coding sequence ATGAGACAATTTAATAATGAATTATTAGATGAGATTAAAAAGAGGATTATTGAAAAAGTCCATCCTGAAAAGATTATTCTTTTTGGTTCACATGTGTGGGGTAAACCTGAAGAATCAAGCGATATAGACCTATTTGTTATCCTTCCCCATTCAGATCAACCATCTTATCGGCGAGCAAGAGTTATTTATGAAGTATTGCAGGGTATAAAATATCCTATCGACATTATTGTGCAGACTCATGATGAGGTTGAAAAGAATAAATTGGTAAGAACATCACTTGTAAATAATATTCTATCCAAAGGTAAAGTATTATATGGATGA
- a CDS encoding GNAT family N-acetyltransferase yields the protein MNKNGNTTEWNGYKIMQNEKFMKIYCKHKNFEILKIDNTIVYFHMLPIFGYTFMKMHSPDLENILVTIQKAQTICKERNAAILEILTPYKDSAIEKSIVKSDGTFIKNLDSPEDYLWTHLNKTTRNYVRQAEKKGVTIEYAKNENDFKDWWKVYESTAGIKKFSAQPRSLVYETFKYPDISRLFVAKVDDKVVAGAFLLIDKVPLYWLGATDLSYIKDRPNNLLHWEIIKWAKKQGYPYYDMGGAVITKEHGPTKFKKGFGGEYRQYYIYRIPIGFIKSKIVETALKLYKQ from the coding sequence ATGAATAAGAACGGAAACACAACAGAGTGGAATGGCTATAAAATAATGCAAAATGAGAAATTTATGAAAATATATTGTAAACACAAAAACTTTGAAATTCTTAAAATTGACAACACAATTGTTTATTTTCATATGCTTCCGATTTTTGGATATACATTTATGAAAATGCATTCTCCTGATTTAGAAAATATTCTAGTTACTATCCAGAAAGCTCAAACTATATGTAAAGAAAGGAATGCTGCTATTTTAGAAATATTGACTCCATATAAAGACAGTGCAATTGAAAAATCTATAGTAAAATCCGATGGAACATTTATTAAAAATCTTGACAGTCCTGAAGATTATCTCTGGACACATCTAAACAAAACAACAAGGAATTATGTTAGACAGGCCGAGAAAAAGGGTGTTACCATTGAATATGCAAAAAATGAAAATGATTTTAAGGACTGGTGGAAAGTATATGAGAGTACAGCAGGTATTAAAAAATTTAGTGCACAGCCACGTAGTTTGGTGTACGAAACATTCAAATATCCAGACATATCTCGTCTATTTGTAGCAAAAGTTGATGATAAAGTAGTCGCCGGGGCTTTTTTATTAATTGATAAAGTACCTTTATATTGGTTAGGAGCTACCGACTTGAGTTATATTAAAGATCGCCCTAACAACCTATTGCACTGGGAAATAATAAAATGGGCGAAAAAACAGGGATATCCTTACTATGATATGGGTGGCGCTGTTATAACTAAAGAACATGGACCAACAAAGTTCAAAAAAGGTTTCGGTGGAGAATATAGGCAATATTATATATACAGAATTCCGATTGGATTTATTAAGTCTAAAATAGTGGAAACGGCTCTAAAACTTTATAAGCAATAG
- the asnB gene encoding asparagine synthase (glutamine-hydrolyzing): MCGINGFNWKDTALIEDMNGVTKHRGPDDKGIYVDEKTSLGHVRLSIIDLSEKGHQPMSNEDETIWITYNGEVYNFQELRSDLLKKGHVFKSNTDTEVIIHAYEEYGLNCVNQFNGMWAFCIYDKNKDILVLSRDQFSIKPLYYYIENNKFIFSSMITGILCHDIITAPNERAIMEYLAFNLEDHKQYTFFENIYSLPQGSTLTYDLKTNHHHIQQWYHLKFRNVKNDGVIRDKFIESVRLRTISDVPIGSCLSGGIDSSAIVCTLDTILKNKFFTFSLVAPGSSKDESKYIKEVGRNTNTQQFFTTINVDDFLKEVDDFIIAQEEPVTGLSPYAQYRVMKLAHEQGAKVLLDGQGGDEIFAGYVYYFSYYFYELFKKYKWHTLIKEMVLYIKNFKNVYPHSMLAFLFLPGSLKYIFWKTFDKKWINHELLEKVCVDKDPRWKAMNLNDSLRLTLFSTAIPHLLRWEDKNSMRWSIESRVPFLDVGLVESADSLPSEQKLRNGETKVVFKRAIDHHIPDMIRNRTDKIGFEAPVDDLFRNEKIVEFCNEIIYSESFKNRPYWKWNDVEKIFISHIQNKKNAGDTIWKWINLEIWLREFFNEQKISRVKS; this comes from the coding sequence ATGTGTGGCATCAATGGATTCAATTGGAAAGATACAGCTCTAATTGAAGATATGAACGGAGTAACCAAACATAGAGGTCCAGATGACAAAGGGATTTATGTCGATGAGAAGACCTCATTAGGTCATGTCCGACTTTCGATAATTGACTTATCCGAAAAAGGCCATCAACCGATGTCTAATGAAGATGAAACGATATGGATAACCTATAATGGAGAGGTTTATAATTTTCAAGAGTTAAGATCTGACCTGTTGAAAAAAGGGCATGTTTTTAAAAGCAACACAGACACTGAAGTAATAATTCACGCTTATGAGGAGTACGGTTTAAACTGTGTAAATCAATTTAATGGCATGTGGGCTTTTTGCATATATGATAAAAACAAAGATATTTTGGTTTTAAGCAGGGATCAATTTTCTATCAAGCCTCTTTATTATTATATAGAAAACAATAAATTTATTTTTTCCTCTATGATCACTGGAATCTTATGTCATGACATTATAACCGCTCCAAATGAGAGAGCGATAATGGAGTATCTGGCGTTCAACCTTGAAGATCATAAACAATATACATTTTTCGAAAATATCTACTCGCTGCCACAAGGCAGTACACTGACATACGATCTTAAAACCAATCATCATCATATCCAGCAATGGTATCATTTAAAATTTAGAAACGTGAAAAATGATGGAGTCATTCGAGATAAATTTATAGAAAGTGTCAGGTTAAGAACAATATCCGATGTTCCTATAGGCAGTTGTTTGAGCGGTGGAATTGATTCCTCTGCAATAGTATGCACTCTGGATACTATTTTAAAAAATAAATTTTTTACATTCTCTCTTGTTGCACCGGGAAGCTCGAAGGATGAGAGTAAATATATCAAGGAGGTTGGAAGAAATACAAATACGCAACAATTTTTCACTACGATAAACGTTGATGATTTTCTAAAGGAAGTGGACGACTTTATTATTGCGCAAGAAGAGCCAGTAACAGGATTAAGTCCTTATGCCCAATATCGCGTAATGAAACTTGCCCATGAGCAAGGTGCAAAAGTGCTCCTTGATGGACAGGGTGGAGATGAAATATTTGCAGGATATGTATATTATTTTAGTTATTATTTTTATGAATTATTTAAAAAATATAAATGGCATACGTTGATTAAAGAAATGGTGCTATATATAAAAAATTTTAAAAATGTTTATCCACACTCAATGCTTGCATTTTTGTTCCTGCCCGGATCGTTGAAATATATCTTCTGGAAAACATTTGACAAAAAATGGATAAACCATGAACTGCTCGAAAAAGTATGTGTCGATAAAGACCCACGCTGGAAAGCCATGAACCTTAATGATAGCCTTAGATTAACACTTTTTTCTACAGCGATCCCACATCTTTTGCGATGGGAAGACAAAAACTCTATGAGGTGGAGCATCGAAAGTAGAGTTCCATTTCTGGATGTTGGGCTTGTAGAATCAGCAGACTCTCTGCCTTCAGAACAAAAATTACGCAATGGAGAAACAAAAGTGGTTTTTAAAAGGGCTATAGATCATCATATTCCAGATATGATAAGAAATAGAACGGATAAAATCGGATTTGAAGCCCCGGTAGATGATCTTTTCAGGAATGAAAAGATTGTAGAATTTTGTAACGAAATTATTTATTCTGAAAGTTTTAAGAACAGACCTTATTGGAAATGGAATGATGTTGAAAAAATATTTATTAGTCATATTCAAAATAAAAAGAACGCAGGAGATACAATTTGGAAGTGGATAAATTTGGAGATTTGGTTGAGGGAGTTTTTCAATGAGCAAAAAATCAGTAGAGTCAAAAGTTAA
- a CDS encoding glycosyltransferase family 4 protein: protein MIQLLRIVYEFYPIKGGSVTHIIELSKNINKNVDQRIIAPDFGEECKCKEFDNRFEVPIIRIKFKPIKGIFHIPVTPLNQLIYLFKVFLYLRKTKKFDLIQVHYMEAAAVCIMFKKIRGVPVVAMMHGADDAYSRLSGFQEAILAKLFKPDHAFILDDGSIAPEKFKKIWKNRVTVVYHGIDTNFFKAKPKNKELIEKSKLTESDFIILSTSSLIPVKNIDLAIKSFGIFLNKTKTNSCLLLAGEGTLKDELVKLAKEYSLEKNVKFLGGVSIDLITEYLSIADVVIATSLYSNLNRSVLEAMASGKPIVVFDSGGTSKLIRHMENGLLVKSGDIDYFAEQLKLLYENPELGKTLGKNARKTIIKERSWETRIKKELDVYEKIICEKNGK from the coding sequence ATGATACAGTTGCTTAGGATTGTATATGAGTTTTATCCAATCAAAGGAGGTTCTGTAACTCATATCATTGAACTATCAAAAAATATTAACAAAAATGTTGACCAACGAATAATTGCACCTGATTTTGGCGAAGAATGCAAATGTAAAGAATTTGATAATAGGTTTGAAGTTCCAATAATAAGAATTAAATTTAAACCAATAAAAGGGATATTCCATATTCCTGTAACCCCTTTAAATCAGTTGATTTATCTTTTTAAAGTTTTTTTATATTTAAGAAAAACCAAGAAATTTGACTTGATTCAAGTGCATTATATGGAAGCAGCAGCAGTATGTATTATGTTTAAGAAAATAAGGGGGGTTCCAGTTGTAGCTATGATGCACGGTGCAGATGATGCATATTCAAGACTTTCTGGTTTTCAAGAGGCTATATTGGCAAAATTATTCAAGCCTGATCATGCTTTTATTTTGGATGATGGCTCAATAGCCCCAGAAAAATTCAAAAAAATATGGAAAAATCGAGTTACTGTTGTCTATCATGGAATAGATACCAATTTTTTTAAAGCAAAACCAAAAAATAAAGAGTTAATCGAAAAATCCAAATTAACGGAATCTGATTTTATAATATTATCAACAAGCTCTTTAATTCCTGTGAAAAATATTGATTTAGCTATAAAATCATTTGGAATTTTTTTGAATAAAACCAAAACCAATAGTTGTCTTCTTCTTGCAGGTGAAGGTACTTTAAAGGACGAATTAGTCAAGTTAGCTAAAGAATATTCTTTAGAGAAGAACGTAAAATTTCTAGGAGGGGTTTCAATAGATCTGATTACAGAATATTTATCAATTGCTGATGTAGTTATTGCTACAAGCCTTTATAGCAATCTAAATCGCTCCGTTCTGGAAGCTATGGCATCTGGAAAACCAATAGTGGTATTTGATAGCGGTGGGACAAGCAAACTAATCAGACATATGGAGAATGGACTTTTAGTAAAATCCGGGGATATAGATTATTTTGCAGAACAACTCAAACTTTTATATGAAAATCCTGAGCTGGGAAAAACATTGGGAAAAAACGCCAGAAAAACAATAATAAAAGAAAGAAGTTGGGAAACACGGATTAAAAAAGAGTTGGATGTTTACGAAAAAATAATATGTGAAAAAAATGGAAAATAA
- a CDS encoding HEPN domain-containing protein: MDDPRINEVVQWLIKAEHDIGSARRLLSGDIPYLDTAVYHCQQAAEKSLKAYLTLKDTPFQKIHDLSFLVEQCKELDIEFEQIMDISSILTPYAIAFRYPGDVIQPDPQDADEALRLAVEVFDFVLNKMPDDVKKALLEQKRS, encoded by the coding sequence ATGGATGATCCAAGGATCAATGAAGTAGTTCAATGGCTTATAAAAGCTGAACATGATATTGGTTCGGCTCGTCGTCTCCTAAGTGGTGATATTCCCTACCTTGATACCGCTGTATACCATTGCCAGCAGGCTGCCGAGAAATCTTTGAAGGCATATCTGACCTTAAAGGATACACCTTTCCAAAAGATCCATGATCTTTCATTCCTGGTCGAACAGTGCAAGGAATTAGATATTGAATTTGAACAAATCATGGATATTTCTTCCATTTTGACACCTTATGCCATCGCTTTTAGGTACCCTGGAGATGTAATTCAGCCAGATCCACAAGATGCGGATGAAGCATTAAGATTAGCTGTTGAAGTGTTTGATTTTGTCCTTAACAAAATGCCTGACGACGTAAAAAAAGCGCTTTTAGAACAAAAAAGATCATAA
- a CDS encoding glycosyltransferase, with the protein MSKKSVESKVNKSLLFVSHSYSTFVKDQIEQVSDHFDNVTILSRYNPISEISNILPIHSLRPFKKASIIDLSDKPSNVNVIVTPIFYVPTDSGYKNLGEKHFKIVERKIERDNIRFDLIHSHFLWSAGYVGAKLKEKYNVPFVVTAHGYDIYDLPFRDNEWKEKIRYVLDSADCIITVSNSNLKCIRELNAKTPVHVIPNGFRSDLFYPQDSKECRKKLNLPLDRMILLSVGCVYDEVKGGKYLIEAIREIVKHRKDILCILIGSGELKNKLQKQIKKAELENYIILAGGRPHNEIPIWMNACDIFVLPSLNEGNPTVMFECLGCGKPFVGTKVGGVPEIIISEDYGLLAEPANSKDLAEKILIALDKDWDCEKIRAYAGRFTWENITKEILIIYQHVI; encoded by the coding sequence ATGAGCAAAAAATCAGTAGAGTCAAAAGTTAATAAAAGTCTACTATTTGTTTCCCATAGTTATAGTACATTTGTTAAGGATCAAATAGAACAAGTATCGGATCATTTTGATAACGTAACTATTTTGTCCAGATATAATCCAATTTCGGAGATCTCGAATATCTTACCTATACATAGCTTGAGGCCATTTAAAAAGGCTTCGATAATTGATCTATCAGACAAGCCTTCTAATGTTAATGTAATAGTTACACCAATATTTTATGTACCTACTGATTCAGGATATAAAAATCTTGGAGAGAAGCATTTTAAAATAGTAGAGAGAAAAATAGAGAGGGATAACATAAGATTCGATTTAATTCATTCTCACTTTTTATGGTCTGCAGGATATGTTGGAGCAAAACTTAAGGAGAAATATAATGTACCATTTGTAGTTACTGCTCATGGCTATGATATTTATGATTTACCTTTTAGAGACAATGAATGGAAAGAAAAAATCAGATACGTTCTTGATTCTGCAGATTGTATTATAACGGTAAGTAATAGTAATCTGAAGTGCATTAGAGAATTAAATGCGAAAACACCAGTCCATGTTATACCAAATGGTTTCCGAAGCGATCTGTTTTACCCACAAGATTCAAAGGAATGCAGAAAAAAACTAAATCTCCCACTCGACCGAATGATATTATTGAGCGTTGGATGTGTATACGACGAAGTAAAAGGTGGAAAATATTTAATAGAGGCAATTAGAGAAATTGTAAAGCATAGAAAAGATATTCTATGCATTCTTATAGGCAGTGGAGAATTAAAAAATAAATTACAAAAACAAATTAAAAAAGCAGAATTGGAGAATTATATTATTCTCGCCGGAGGACGACCACATAACGAAATTCCAATCTGGATGAATGCCTGCGATATTTTCGTTTTGCCGAGTTTAAACGAGGGCAATCCTACAGTTATGTTCGAATGCCTAGGGTGCGGAAAACCATTCGTGGGAACAAAAGTTGGTGGTGTGCCAGAAATAATAATTTCAGAAGACTATGGGCTGTTAGCAGAGCCTGCAAACTCAAAAGATTTAGCGGAAAAGATTTTAATAGCTTTAGATAAGGATTGGGATTGCGAAAAAATAAGAGCTTATGCGGGCCGGTTTACATGGGAGAACATAACGAAGGAAATATTGATTATTTATCAACATGTGATTTAA
- a CDS encoding flippase — translation MKEPKKFAFDVGITFIASVISMLLGFIITVLLGRYLGAEELGLYRMAFTIYGIAMLFAAIGIPAAIIKYVAEHKGDRRKTNSIVSAGVITSLFLGIGFSILFFISSGIFEGIFKMPGLSSLLIILSPVFPFALVSGTLLGFLNGLREMKKYGIATILQSILMLIVSLVLIYQGFGVAGVVTGIVLSSIGSCFYLMKISRHYFEIVLEGYAQTTKEILLFGVQILGANAMATINYQADTLLIGYFLTAVDVGYYGVAVAFSTFIWLVPQAIQTITYPATSEYWSTNNHVALQTMIDKSMKYTACILLPIGLGVGFFAKEIITIIFGSRFIYAVLPLEILIVGTVILGVAKSIGGAVTGVGRPDIGLKIVGISAITNVVFNILLIPKFGIAGAAVATAVSLSLASFLNLFIAIKMIKIKMDFKWYAKISGLSFSAILIFIRFEFINLYLLGIMILCVYVFMIATFFLKKEDKMYFMDIIRESCFFLKNLVYLK, via the coding sequence ATGAAAGAACCCAAAAAATTCGCATTTGATGTCGGCATAACATTCATAGCCTCTGTAATCAGCATGCTCCTCGGCTTTATCATAACCGTGCTTCTTGGGAGGTATCTTGGCGCCGAAGAGCTCGGATTATACCGTATGGCTTTCACGATTTATGGAATAGCGATGCTATTTGCTGCGATAGGGATTCCTGCTGCAATAATAAAATATGTGGCTGAACATAAAGGAGATAGAAGAAAAACAAATTCGATTGTATCTGCCGGCGTTATTACTTCTTTATTCCTTGGTATCGGGTTTAGTATACTATTTTTCATTTCGTCGGGCATATTCGAAGGAATATTCAAGATGCCAGGATTGTCCAGCCTTTTGATAATTTTATCTCCCGTCTTTCCTTTTGCCTTGGTGAGTGGGACTCTGCTTGGATTTCTGAACGGACTCCGGGAGATGAAGAAATATGGGATTGCAACAATTCTCCAGAGTATTTTGATGCTAATAGTCTCACTAGTATTGATCTACCAGGGGTTTGGGGTTGCTGGTGTGGTAACAGGCATTGTACTCTCCTCTATAGGGTCATGTTTTTATCTAATGAAAATCAGTAGGCACTATTTTGAGATTGTGCTGGAGGGGTATGCTCAGACAACTAAAGAAATACTGTTATTCGGTGTACAAATACTTGGGGCAAATGCAATGGCTACGATAAATTACCAGGCAGATACACTTCTGATAGGATATTTTTTAACAGCGGTGGATGTAGGGTACTATGGTGTGGCAGTTGCCTTCAGCACATTTATCTGGCTGGTTCCCCAAGCTATTCAAACGATAACATATCCTGCGACTTCCGAGTATTGGAGTACGAATAATCATGTCGCGTTGCAAACTATGATTGATAAAAGTATGAAATATACTGCTTGTATTTTATTACCAATTGGATTGGGGGTTGGATTTTTTGCGAAAGAGATTATAACGATAATATTTGGATCCAGATTTATTTATGCCGTTTTGCCTTTGGAAATATTAATTGTAGGAACAGTGATTCTTGGAGTTGCTAAATCAATAGGTGGGGCTGTAACAGGTGTGGGTCGACCAGATATAGGTTTGAAAATAGTTGGCATTTCCGCAATAACAAATGTTGTGTTTAACATCTTACTCATACCCAAGTTTGGTATCGCTGGGGCAGCAGTAGCTACAGCGGTATCTTTATCTTTAGCATCTTTTTTAAATTTATTTATCGCTATCAAGATGATAAAAATAAAAATGGACTTTAAATGGTATGCCAAAATATCTGGTCTAAGTTTTTCGGCTATTTTAATTTTTATACGATTTGAATTTATAAACCTGTATTTATTGGGTATTATGATTTTGTGCGTTTATGTTTTTATGATTGCCACATTTTTTCTGAAAAAAGAAGATAAGATGTATTTCATGGATATTATACGTGAGAGCTGCTTTTTTTTAAAGAATCTCGTATACCTCAAATAG
- a CDS encoding acyltransferase, whose product MRTIFFEYYIMYKLIKTKIRTKFYKLFMRKVGIHVRIGENLVFDGPENIIIGNNVRIGNNCRFFGRGGIHIGNNIFIADNVTLASATHDYSDKNAHIIMARRKSALIDIEDNVWIGVNVIIMPGITINEGAIIGANAVVTKDVAPYSVVAGVPAKFIKNRY is encoded by the coding sequence ATGAGAACAATATTTTTTGAATATTATATTATGTATAAATTAATCAAAACAAAAATAAGAACAAAGTTTTATAAATTGTTTATGAGAAAAGTTGGTATACATGTTAGAATCGGAGAAAATCTTGTGTTCGACGGACCAGAAAATATTATCATTGGTAATAACGTCCGAATCGGAAACAATTGCAGGTTTTTTGGGCGTGGTGGGATACACATTGGAAATAATATTTTTATAGCAGATAATGTAACATTAGCTTCTGCAACGCATGATTATAGCGATAAAAATGCTCATATAATAATGGCAAGACGCAAATCTGCACTGATTGATATTGAAGATAACGTGTGGATCGGTGTCAATGTTATTATTATGCCTGGAATTACAATTAATGAGGGGGCAATAATTGGCGCAAACGCTGTTGTAACTAAAGATGTAGCGCCTTACTCTGTCGTTGCTGGCGTTCCAGCTAAATTTATTAAAAATCGATATTGA